Proteins found in one Quercus robur chromosome 2, dhQueRobu3.1, whole genome shotgun sequence genomic segment:
- the LOC126704699 gene encoding uncharacterized protein LOC126704699: MEKGHPTDLVAMTTSLIWNRRNRLRLGESVLDLRLLYYMARDALQKFHQAHISAPSPTLTRSLTKWEPPPLDWVKINFDGATFQAKDVAGLGAIIRNDHGLVMAALTQVVPLPTSVEMVEVLAARRALSFAQELGFDHIILEGDSDTAIRAMKNESFSSASFGHILADIKVLSSHFRHLAFRHTRRQGNKVAHSLARAACNFFPFCTWIEEVPAVSNVVYLDEILLES, encoded by the coding sequence ATGGAGAAAGGCCACCCCACGGATCTGGTTGCAATGACCACATCGCTAATCTGGAATAGAAGGAATAGGCTCCGTCTGGGTGAATCTGTGCTGGATTTAAGACTTCTTTACTATATGGCAAGAGATGCACTTCAGAAATTTCATCAAGCCCACATCTCGGCACCTTCTCCTACTCTCACCCGAAGCCTCACCAAGTGGGAACCGCCCCCTTTGGACTGGGTAAAAATTAACTTTGATGGCGCCACCTTTCAAGCAAAGGATGTTGCAGGGCTGGGAGCCATTATTCGCAACGACCATGGTCTAGTTATGGCTGCATTAACACAAGTAGTTCCACTACCCACCTCAGTGGAGATGGTGGAAGTGTTGGCAGCAAGACGAGCTCTTTCTTTTGCTCAAGAGCTTGGGTTTGATCATATCATCTTGGAAGGCGACTCGGACACAGCTATCCGAGCTATGAAGAATGAGAGTTTCTCTTCGGCAAGCTTTGGTCACATTCTTGCTGACATCAAGGTCCTTTCCTCCCATTTCAGGCACTTAGCTTTTAGGCATACACGTAGGCAAGGAAACAAGGTAGCTCATAGCTTAGCAAGAGCTGCATgtaatttctttcctttttgtacATGGATTGAAGAAGTCCCTGCTGTCTCTAATGTAGTCTATCTTGATGAAATTTTATTGGAATCATAg
- the LOC126715546 gene encoding uncharacterized protein LOC126715546 yields MASSQKLTEYERKRLENIRRNDEMMAALKIHSKATELSASSSAKRQRVVTKSYKVSPEKKPRTQSPIVIRRSLRTRGMPPEYSDFKALDDTVEATPVAAKALTQSNPSPRDLGPLSSRDAYRGAGSDKLLMERILGVSKKPHEDFGYENGGDSIKGVCDRLELGSLSLNPENIARVVPGRIMNVRFLPCSNSKLIVVGNKFGDVGFWDVDSSMDKDDGIYLYHPHPGPISGISIQQQCSSKIFTSCYFGFIRLMDAEKEVFDLVYSSNDSIYSLSQRPDDIKCLYFSEGRGGFNFWDERVGKCSTQWNLHEDRINSIDFNSENSNIMATSSSDGTACIWDLRSVNVDQPKPLKEVRHNRAVQSAYFSPSGSSLATTSMDDTVGIVTGVNFDNTSMIKHNNQTGRWISSFRAIWGWDDSYVFIGNMKRGVDVISPAQKRTIITLESPHMSAIPCRFDAHPYNVGMLAGATSGGQVYMWTLG; encoded by the exons ATGGCGTCGTCTCAGAAACTCACAGAATACGAGCGGAAGCGCCTCGAGAACATTCGTCGAAACGACGAAATGATGGCTGCTCTTAAAATCCACTCCAAAGCCACTGAGCTCTCCGCCTCTTCCTCTGCTAAGCGccaaag AGTTGTAACTAAATCGTACAAAGTGAGTCCGGAGAAGAAGCCCAGAACTCAATCCCCAATCGTAATCCGAAGGTCCCTGCGCACTCGTGGAATGCCACCAGAATACTCTGACTTCAAAGCTCTAGACGATACTGTCGAAGCAACTCCTGTGGCTGCAAAAGCTTTAACCCAATCCAACCCTTCGCCGCGAGATTTGGGGCCTCTTAGTAGCAGAGATGCTTATCGTGGAGCCGGCTCCGATAAACTACTAATGGAAAGGATTTTGGGCGTTTCAAAGAAACCCCATGAGGATTTTGGTTATGAAAATGGTGGGGATTCGATAAAGGGTGTGTGTGATCGTTTGGAATTGGGTTCTTTGAGTCTGAATCCAGAGAATATTGCGCGAGTTGTGCCGGGGAGGATAATGAATGTGCGGTTTTTGCCTTGTAGCAATTCGAAATTGATTGTGGTTGGGAACAAGTTTGGGGATGTTGGGTTTTGGGATGTTGATTCTAGTATGGATAAAGATGACGGGATTTATTTGTATCATCCACATCCTGGTCCCATTTCCGGGATTTCCATCCAGCAACAATGCTCATCAAAG ATCTTTACCAGttgttattttggatttatCCGATTGATGGATGCTGAGAAGGAGGTATTTGATCTGGTATATTCTAGTAATGATTCTATATATTCTCTTTCTCAACGACCAGATGATATCAAGTGCTTATATTTTAGCGAGGGTCGTGGAGGTTTTAATTTCTGGGATGAAAGGGTTGGAAAATGCTCAACCCAATGGAATTTGCATGAAGATAGGATTAATTCCATTGATTTTAACTCAGAAAACTCTAACATCATGGCTACCAGTTCCTCAGATGGAACTGCCTGCATATGGGATTTGAGAAGTGTTAATGTAGATCAACCCAAACCTCTGAAGGAAGTTAGGCACAATAGGGCTGTGCAGTCTGCTTACTTCTCACCCTCTGGAAGCTCCCTCGCAACAACAAG CATGGACGACACAGTTGGTATAGTGACTGGAGTTAATTTCGATAACACTTCAATGATTAAGCATAACAATCAGACAGGAAGATGGATTTCTTCTTTCAG AGCAATTTGGGGCTGGGATGATTCATACGTCTTCATTGGCAATATGAAAAGAGGAGTTGATGTTATCTCCCCAGCtcaaaaaagaacaataatcACTCTAGAAAGCCCACACATGTCAGCAATTCCATGCAGGTTTGATGCACACCCTTACAATGTTGGCATGCTTGCAGGAGCCACTAGTGGGGGCCAGGTTTATATGTGGACATTGGGCTAA
- the LOC126715548 gene encoding ATPase 8, plasma membrane-type codes for MGSTFISLEDVKNETVDLERIPIDEVFEQLKCSRDGLTGDEGEKRLQIFGPNKLEEKKESKILKFLGFMWNPLSWVMECAAIMAIVLANGGGKPPDWQDFVGIVVLLLINSTISFIEENNAGNAAAALMAGLAPKTKVLRDGKWSEQDAAILVPGDVISVKLGDIIPADARLLEGDPLKIDQSALTGESLPVTKHPGQEIFSGSTCKQGEIEAVVIATGVHTFFGKAAHLVDSTNQVGHFQKVLTAIGNFCICSIAIGMLIEIVVMYPIQHRKYREGIDNMLVLLIGGIPIAMPTVLSVTMAIGSHRLSEQGAITKRMTAIEEMAGMDVLCSDKTGTLTLNKLTVDKNLIEVFPKNIDKDTVVLLAARASRIENQDAIDACIVGMLGDPKEARAGITEVHFLPFNPVDKRTAITYIDEEGDWHRCSKGAPEQIIELCDPKADVKKKAHSIIDNFAERGLRSLGVARQIVPEKTKESAGGPWEFVGLLPLFDPPRHDSAETIRRALDLGVNVKMITGDQLAIGKETGRRLGMGTNMYPSATLLGQSKDESISSIPVDELIEKADGFAGVFPEHKYEIVKRLQERKHICGMTGDGVNDAPALKKADIGIAVADATDAARGASDIVLTEPGLSVIVSAVLTSRAIFQRMKNYTIYAVSITIRIVMGFLLIALIWKFDFSPFMVLIIAILNDGTIMTISKDRVKPSPVPDSWKLKEIFATGIILGAYLAIMSVVFFYLANDTNFFKKVFGVKAIANNAAELNAALYLQVSIISQALIFVTRSRSWSFVERPGFLLCIAFIAAQLVATIIAVYAHWGFARIHGIGWGWAGVIWIYSIITYLPLDVLKFIIRFGLSGKAWNNMLQNKTAFTTKKDYGKGEREAQWALAQRTLHGLQPPEALYTEKSSYRDLSEIAEQAKRRAEVARLRELHTLKGHVESVVKLKGLDIETIQQHYTV; via the exons ATGGGTTCCACATTCATTTCTTTAGAAGATGTCAAGAACGAAACTGTCGATCTT GAGCGAATTCCTATTGATGAAGTTTTTGAGCAGCTGAAATGTTCAAGAGATGGTTTGACAGGAGATGAAGGTGAGAAGAGGCTCCAAATCTTTGGTCCAAACAAGCTTGAGGAGAAAAAGGAGAGTAAAATCCTCAAGTTCTTGGGTTTCATGTGGAATCCCCTATCATGGGTCATGGAGTGTGCTGCTATCATGGCCATTGTTTTGGCCAATGGAGgg GGAAAGCCACCGGACTGGCAAGATTTCGTTGGTATTGTCGTGTTGCTCCTCATCAACTCAACTATCAGCTTCATTGAAGAAAACAACGCAGGCAATGCTGCGGCTGCTCTCATGGCAGGTCTTGCCCCCAAAACCAAG GTGTTGAGGGATGGGAAATGGAGTGAGCAAGATGCAGCAATCTTGGTACCAGGAGATGTGATCAGCGTCAAGTTGGGAGACATCATCCCAGCCGATGCCCGTCTCTTGGAGGGTGATCCTCTTAAAATCGACCAGTCTGCTCTCACCGGTGAATCCCTTCCAGTCACCAAGCACCCGGGCCAAGAGATCTTCTCTGGTTCCACCTGCAAACAAGGAGAGATTGAGGCTGTTGTTATAGCCACTGGAGTTCATACCTTCTTTGGCAAGGCTGCTCACCTTGTGGATAGCACAAACCAAGTTGGTCACTTCCAAAAG GTGTTGACAGCCATTGGTAACTTCTGTATCTGCTCTATTGCGATAGGCATGCTAATTGAGATTGTAGTGATGTACCCAATCCAACACAGGAAATACAGAGAGGGTATTGACAACATGCTGGTGCTTCTTATTGGAGGTATCCCAATTGCTATGCCAACGGTCTTGTCTGTGACCATGGCTATTGGGTCTCATCGCCTGTCAGAACAAGGTGCTATCACAAAGAGGATGACAGCCATTGAGGAGATGGCAGGAATGGATGTCCTATGCAGTGACAAGACTGGGACTCTCACCCTCAACAAACTCACTGTTGACAAGAACCTGATTGAG GTGTTTCCAAAGAACATTGATAAGGATACTGTAGTCTTGCTTGCTGCCAGGGCTTCCAGGATTGAAAACCAAGATGCCATTGATGCTTGTATTGTTGGAATGTTGGGTGATCCCAAGGAG GCAAGAGCAGGAATCACTGAGGTGCATTTCTTGCCCTTCAATCCTGTAGATAAGCGCACAGCAATCACCTATATTGACGAAGAAGGCGACTGGCACCGATGCAGCAAAGGAGCTCCTGAGCAA ATCATTGAACTTTGTGATCCAAAGGCGGATGTGAAGAAGAAGGCACACAGCATCATTGACAATTTTGCTGAACGTGGTCTTCGTTCCTTGGGAGTTGCTAGACAG ATTGTTCCAGAGAAGACCAAAGAGAGCGCTGGAGGACCTTGGGAGTTTGTTGGTCTCTTACCCCTTTTTGATCCTCCAAGGCATGATAGTGCAGAGACCATCCGTCGGGCTCTTGACCTTGGTGTCAATGTTAAGATGATCACTGGTGATCAGCTTGCCATTGGAAAAGAGACTGGTCGTAGGCTTGGCATGGGCACCAACATGTATCCCTCTGCCACCCTCCTTGGCCAGAGCAAGGATGAGTCCATTTCTTCCATTCCTGTTGATGAGCTCATTGAAAAGGCTGATGGATTTGCTGGTGTTTTTCCtg AGCACAAGTATGAGATTGTTAAGAGGCTGCAGGAGAGGAAGCACATTTGTGGAATGACTGGAGATGGTGTAAATGATGCCCCAGCACTCAAGAAGGCAGACATTGGTATTGCAGTAGCTGATGCTACTGATGCAGCTAGGGGTGCATCAGACATTGTCTTGACAGAGCCAGGTTTGAGTGTGATAGTGAGTGCTGTGTTGACAAGCAGGGCTATCTTTCAGAGGATGAAGAACTACACAATCTATGCTGTTTCCATAACAATACGTATTGTGATGGGGTTCCTGCTTATTGCTCTCATCTGGAAGTTTGACTTCTCGCCTTTCATGGTCCTGATCATTGCCATCTTGAATGACGGAACCATCATGACCATCTCCAAGGACAGGGTGAAGCCATCTCCTGTTCCTGACTCATGGAAGCTCAAGGAAATCTTTGCCACTGGAATTATCCTTGGGGCCTACCTGGCCATCATGTCTGTGGTGTTCTTTTATCTTGCAAATGACACCAACTTCTTCAAA AAAGTTTTTGGAGTGAAGGCAATTGCTAATAATGCTGCAGAGCTTAACGCGGCCCTTTACCTTCAAGTGAGCATTATTAGTCAAGCACTCATCTTTGTGACCCGATCAAGGAGCTGGTCCTTTGTTGAACGCCCTGGTTTCTTGCTTTGCATTGCCTTCATTGCAGCACaattg GTTGCCACTATCATTGCTGTGTATGCACACTGGGGCTTTGCCAGGATCCATGGCATTGGATGGGGATGGGCAGGAGTGATCTGGATTTACAGCATCATTACCTACCTCCCTCTCGATGTCCTCAAGTTCATCATCCGATTTGGATTGTCCGGCAAGGCCTGGAACAACATGCTTCAAAACAAG ACCGCTTTCACGACAAAGAAGGATTATGGGAAGGGCGAGAGGGAAGCACAATGGGCCTTGGCTCAACGTACACTCCATGGTCTCCAGCCTCCAGAAGCATTATATACAGAGAAGAGCAGCTACCGGGATCTTTCTGAGATTGCAGAGCAGGCAAAGAGGCGTGCTGAAGTTGCCAG GCTCAGGGAGTTGCACACCCTCAAGGGACATGTTGAATCAGTGGTGAAGTTGAAGGGTCTGGACATTGAAACCATCCAACAGCACTACACAGTTTAA